The segment GTAATAAAACTATAGTTGGCAGCCAAAAAAGTCGTTGTTTTAGCCACCTTTGTAGAAAATAATTCAATGAATTAGTCAGGTTTCTGGTTCGATTGTGCTAGTAAGACCTTTTGCCTTTAAAGATTCAGAATAAAATTCTGCAGGTTCTAAATCACAAACAATTACAAGTCCCACGCCTGTATTGTGAGCCTCAAGCATGACTGCCATCGCATCTTGCTCACTTAATTGAGGAACAACTTCACGCAAAGTATTTACTACATATTCCATTGAGTTGACAGGGTCGTTATGCAATAAGACCTTATATCGAGGAGATTTATTCCTCACAGTCTCTTGCTGCTTTTCAATGACTGCCGCCCCGCCAGGGTTACGTCCTGGAGTTTCCACCATCATCAAAGTGGTTTAGTTATTACTAATTTACGAGCCTTCATACCACTTAGACAAAATATCTTTCAAATACTAGTGATCCGATGCATAGCTTCGTTAACATTTTTCCTACTATTAAATGCTGAAAGACGCAAGTAACCTTCTCCTGCTGCTCCAAAACCACTCCCAGGTGTCCCTACAACATTTGCCTTATTTAACAAATGATCAAAAAACTTCCATGAATCCATTCCGTCTGGAGTTTTTATCCATACATAAGGTGCGTTCTCTCCTCCATAAACATTTAAACCAATTGTTTCTAGGTGTTTCTTAATTAATCCAGCATTTTCCATATAAAATTTGACAAGTTTCGATACCTGCAATTGGCCCTCTGGGGAGTAAACGGCCTCTGCCCCTCTTTGAACGATATAACTAACTCCGTTGAACTTTGTACTTTGCCTTCGATTCCATAAAGACCACAAATCTACAAGTTCTCCATTCGAATCTGTGCCCCGTAAAGATTTTGGGATTACTGTGAAAGCACATCTTGTACCAGTAAAGCCAGCATTTTTAGAAAATGATCTAAATTCAATTGCACAATCTTTTGCGCCTTCAATTTCATAGATTGAGTGAGGCAATTCAGGGTTTTGAATAAAAGCCTCATAAGCTGCATCAAAAAGAATTAGAGCATCATTTTGCTTTGCATAATCAACCCAAAGACTCAATTGTTCTTTGGTTGCTATCGCACCAGTTGGATTATTAGGAAAGCAAAGGTAAATCAAGTCCACAGGCTCGAAAGGAACTTGGGCTTCAAAGCCATTCGATGCATTAATAGGTATATAAGTCAGCCCTTGATATTGCCCAGATGATTCAACAGAACCTGAGCGACCTGCCATTACATTACTATCTACATACACAGGGTAAACAGGGTCTGTTACTGCAACTCGATTGCTCTCACCAAGTATATCCAAAATATTGCTGCTATCACATTTAGAGCCATCAGAAACGAAAATTTCTTCGGCATTGATATCACAATCTCTAGCTTGATAATCAAATTTAGAGATTGCTTCTCTTAGCCATAAATATCCCTGCTCAGGACCATAGCCATGAAAACCAGACTCAGTGCCCATTTCTTCTATGGCTAATTTCATTGCAGAGCAACAAGCTTCAGGAAGAGGTTGTGTTACATCACCAATCCCAAGCTTAATAAGATCTACCTTTGGATTAGTAATCGTAAATTCATTAACTCTTCTAGAAATCTCAGGAAAAAGGTAGCCTGCCTTTAGTTTTTGATAATTGCTGTTGATCTTAAACACTAGATAAATTTAAGTAACCCTTTGCATCCTGCTATGAAATAGGTACCTATGTAGATAAGAAATACATACCATGTAGATATAAAAACGCTTTTTTACCTTGACGACTGTCTCTACAAGTAAGTGCGAAAAATCATCTCGACTTGAACCAATTGACTTTCAGAGACTTTTGGATCCAAATATTCATAAGCCTGCACAATATATGGGACATGAGCTTGGGGTGAAAACAAAAGATTGGAAGTCAAACAATATTCGTTGGGTATTAAGTTATCCCGAGCTTTATGAAGTAGGCGCCAGCAATTTAGGTCATATCATCCTTTATTCAATATTAAACAATATTCCAGGGCAACTTTGTGATAGAGCATATTTACCCGAAGTTGATTTCGCTCAAAGACTGAGAGAAAGAGAAGTTCCTTTATTTGCAGTCGAATCTCGCATCCCCATTAAGGAATTTAATGTGCTTGGTTTTAGTCTTAGTTATGAACTAGGAGCAACCAATATTTTAGAGATGCTTGATCTTGCTGGTATACCTATTTATGCAAAGAATCGATCTAACCTTGCCTTTAGTGAAATTAATTCCCACCCATTAGTTTTCGCAGGAGGTCCTACAGCAACAAGCAATCCTGAACCTTATGCAGAATTTTTTGATTTTTTTGCACTAGGTGATGGAGAAGAGCTTTTACCTGAGATTGGATTGGTTTTATCAGAATGCAAGAAATCAAATCTTCAGCGTTCAGAATCACTAATTTTACTCTCTGAGTTAAAAGGAGTCTATGTACCCGCTTTATACAAACTCAAAGAAAATTCCAATTTAGTTGAACCAATACATTCATCTACGCCGCAAAAAATAAAGCGACGTGTATCAAAACCAATTCCTCATTATGGGATGGGATTGGTGCCAAATATTGAAACAGTGCATGACAGACTAACAATCGAAATTAGAAGAGGCTGTACGCGTGGATGCCGTTTCTGTCAACCTGGAATGCTAACAAGGCCTGCAAGAGATGTTGAACCGACTGAAGTAATAAATGCTGTAGAAGAAGGGATGAAAAAAACTGGCTACAGCGACTTTTCTCTTTTATCTCTTAGCTGCAGCGACTATCTATCATTACCTGCAGTGGGTGTTGAACTGAAAAATCGTCTTGCTGATAGAAATGTCACCTTGCAATTGCCTAGTCAAAGAGTAGATAGATTTGATGACAACATCGCCCATATTCTCGGAGGAAACCGTAAAGCAGGACTTACTTTTGCGCCAGAAGCAGGGACTCAAAGACTCAGGGATATAGTCAACAAAGGGCTAACAGATGAGGAGTTGCTTAATGGAATTCGTGAAGCAATGCGAAATGGTTACAAGAAGATCAAGCTTTATTTCATGATTGGGTTGCCAGGGGAAACGGATTTTGATGTTATTGGCATTGCAAAAACTTGCGAATCTCTTCAAAACAAATGCAAAGACCTTGGACATTTGAATTTGAAAATAACAATTAGCAATTTCACTCCTAAACCGCATACTCCTTTCCAATGGCATAGTGTTTCAACAGTTGAGTTCCATAGAAGACAAAAACTTTTAAAAGAAGCATTTTTCTCACTTCGAGGTATAAAAATAAATTTCACTGATATAAGAATTTCTTCTATTGAAGATTTTCTTGGCCGGGGAAATAGAAGATTAGCGCCTGTTATAGAGGAAGCCTGGAAAGCCGGAGCTGGAATGGATGCATGGTTTGAATCGCAAGAGCGCGCATATCAAGCATGGTCACATGCAATTAAGAATGCAGGACTTGATAAGCATTTTAGAAATCTTGAAATGGGTAATTGGAATGAAGCAAAAACATTTAAGAAGGAAGAATTAATCGATTTCTGCTCACAATCTCTACCTTGGGACCACATTGATACTGGAGTAGAGAAAACATGGCTTATGCAAGATTTACAATTAGCATTAAAAGAAATTGTAGTAGATGATTGCTCATTTAATGCATGCAGCAGTTGCGGAGTATGTGGTTCTGAGTTAGGCCATAATCAAATCGCAAAGCCCCCTGAAATTCCCTTACAGAAAAAAAGTCAAGAAACTAAATCAGAAAAGAATTGTCGGATAAGACTAAAATTTACAAAAACGAACCCTATGCATCTTATAAGCCATTTAGATCTATTGAGATTATTAGAAAGAGCATTAAGAAGAAGTCAACTCCCTGTTAGCTATTCCCAAGGTTTTCATCAACTTCCTAGATTGCAAGTTGCACTCGCACTTCCACTAGGGATAGAAGCTGAAGGTGAGTGGATGGATATTGATTTCCATGAAGATATTGAACCAAAAGTGATAAAGCAAGTAATGCAAAAGTTTCTGCCTATAGGAATCAATTTACTTAATGCAAATAAAATAACAATAAACAAAACTAGTCTTTCTCAGGAACTATCTGAAGCTATTTGGTCTTTTAATTTAAATTTAACTTCAGGAAGACAAATACCAATAGATAAATACCAAGAAGCTATAAATTATAT is part of the Prochlorococcus marinus str. MIT 0919 genome and harbors:
- the clpS gene encoding ATP-dependent Clp protease adapter ClpS; amino-acid sequence: MMVETPGRNPGGAAVIEKQQETVRNKSPRYKVLLHNDPVNSMEYVVNTLREVVPQLSEQDAMAVMLEAHNTGVGLVIVCDLEPAEFYSESLKAKGLTSTIEPET
- a CDS encoding LL-diaminopimelate aminotransferase — its product is MFKINSNYQKLKAGYLFPEISRRVNEFTITNPKVDLIKLGIGDVTQPLPEACCSAMKLAIEEMGTESGFHGYGPEQGYLWLREAISKFDYQARDCDINAEEIFVSDGSKCDSSNILDILGESNRVAVTDPVYPVYVDSNVMAGRSGSVESSGQYQGLTYIPINASNGFEAQVPFEPVDLIYLCFPNNPTGAIATKEQLSLWVDYAKQNDALILFDAAYEAFIQNPELPHSIYEIEGAKDCAIEFRSFSKNAGFTGTRCAFTVIPKSLRGTDSNGELVDLWSLWNRRQSTKFNGVSYIVQRGAEAVYSPEGQLQVSKLVKFYMENAGLIKKHLETIGLNVYGGENAPYVWIKTPDGMDSWKFFDHLLNKANVVGTPGSGFGAAGEGYLRLSAFNSRKNVNEAMHRITSI
- a CDS encoding TIGR03960 family B12-binding radical SAM protein, with the translated sequence MTTVSTSKCEKSSRLEPIDFQRLLDPNIHKPAQYMGHELGVKTKDWKSNNIRWVLSYPELYEVGASNLGHIILYSILNNIPGQLCDRAYLPEVDFAQRLREREVPLFAVESRIPIKEFNVLGFSLSYELGATNILEMLDLAGIPIYAKNRSNLAFSEINSHPLVFAGGPTATSNPEPYAEFFDFFALGDGEELLPEIGLVLSECKKSNLQRSESLILLSELKGVYVPALYKLKENSNLVEPIHSSTPQKIKRRVSKPIPHYGMGLVPNIETVHDRLTIEIRRGCTRGCRFCQPGMLTRPARDVEPTEVINAVEEGMKKTGYSDFSLLSLSCSDYLSLPAVGVELKNRLADRNVTLQLPSQRVDRFDDNIAHILGGNRKAGLTFAPEAGTQRLRDIVNKGLTDEELLNGIREAMRNGYKKIKLYFMIGLPGETDFDVIGIAKTCESLQNKCKDLGHLNLKITISNFTPKPHTPFQWHSVSTVEFHRRQKLLKEAFFSLRGIKINFTDIRISSIEDFLGRGNRRLAPVIEEAWKAGAGMDAWFESQERAYQAWSHAIKNAGLDKHFRNLEMGNWNEAKTFKKEELIDFCSQSLPWDHIDTGVEKTWLMQDLQLALKEIVVDDCSFNACSSCGVCGSELGHNQIAKPPEIPLQKKSQETKSEKNCRIRLKFTKTNPMHLISHLDLLRLLERALRRSQLPVSYSQGFHQLPRLQVALALPLGIEAEGEWMDIDFHEDIEPKVIKQVMQKFLPIGINLLNANKITINKTSLSQELSEAIWSFNLNLTSGRQIPIDKYQEAINYISNKNRLEWCDLDKKGRKRARNFKPELKDLFIKQSINEKNTSNSLNKIKLQLNTFISPQGTSIKPSYIKHWIEEYLEEPLEITELKRDQLVLKRC